DNA sequence from the Synechococcus sp. MU1617 genome:
TGTCTCAACTGGGTGCGACCCTCGCTCTGGTGGCTCTTGGCTGGGCTGGCCGCGGTTTGGGCGGTCGGCTCTGGTCGGATGGGTCTGTGGGTGTGGCTTGGCGCGACACAGCTTTGTTCCTCAGCATCGTGCTGCTGGCCACACTGGTGGCTGGTTTGTTGCCCAAGGCCTGGGTGCTGAACCGTCCCGAAGCCTCGGCGCTTCGACTGGTGCCGCTGCTGGAGGTGGTGATGCGCTGCCTGGCTCCACTGCTCAACCTGCTCGAGGCGCTGGCCGGGCTGCTGATGCGCCTGCTCGGCCTTGCTCCCCAATGGGATGTGCTGGTGCCAGCTCTTTCAGCTGGAGAGCTGGAAACCCTCGTGGAATCCGGTCGAGTGACTGGATTGTTCCCCGATGAGAAGAACATCCTGGAAGGTGTCTTTGCTCTGCGGGACACCCAGGTGCGTGAGGTGATGGTGCCGCGCTCAGGGATGGTCACCCTGCCGGCCACGGTCCGTTTCGCGGAAATGATGGAGGCCGTCCATCACACTCGTCACGCCCGCTTCCCGGTGATCGGCCAGTCGCTGGATGACGTGCGCGGCGTTCTGGATCTCCGTCAGATGGCTGAACCGATCGCACGGGGGGAGCTCCAGGCCGATTCGCTGCTCGAGCCCTACCTCCAGCCTGCGGTGCCCGTGCTGGAGACCTGCACGTTGGCGGAGCTTCTGCCGATGATCCGCAGCGGTCAGCCGCTGCTGCTGGTGGTGGACGAGCACGGCGGCACCGAGGGTCTGGTGACCGCAGCGGATCTCACTGGAGAAATCGTTGGCGATGAGGATCCCGGCGAGACCGACGAACCGGATCTGCTCGAAGAGAAGGACTGCCCCGGTGCCTGGCTGGTGGCCGGAGATCTGGAGATCTTCGAGCTCAACCGACAGCTCGATCTCGATCTGCCTGAGGCCGATGACCATCACACCCTGGCGGGCTTCCTGCTGGAGCGGCTCCAGCACATTCCATCCGCGGGGGAAGGGCTTCATTTCAACGGCCTTCAGTTCGAGATCACAGCCATGGCAGGGCCGCGTATCGAGCGGGTCCGGCTTGTTCTCCCCAGCTCAGAGGATGAATCCGACTGAAGGCCGATAGTCTTCCCCCAATCGAGCGCCTCTGCTGATGTCTCCCGATCCCATGGCCCCAGTCAAGGTCGGGGTGATCGGCATCGGCAACATGGGTTGGCACCACGCTCGGGTGCTCAGTCTTCTGCGGGATGCCGATCTGGTGGGGGTCGCGGATCCGGATGCTGATCGTGGAAAGCTCGCTACCGAGCAATTTGGCTGCCGCTGGTTCGCCGACTACAACTCCATGCTCTCGGAGGTGGAGGCCGTCTGCATCGCGGTTCCCACCCTGTTGCACCATCCCGTCGGTTTGGCCTGCCTGCGTGCGGGTGTGCATGTTCTGATCGAAAAGCCGATTGCAGCCAGTCAGGACGAAGCCACTGCGCTGATCGAGGCTGCTTCAGCGGCGGGGTGTCTGCTGCAGGTGGGCCACATCGAGCGGTTTAACCCTGCCTTCCGTGAGCTCACCAAGGTGGTGGCCAACGAGGAGGTGGTGGTTCTCGAGGCGCGTCGCCACAGCCCCCACTCCGATCGGGCCAATGACGTCTCCGTGGTGCTGGATCTGATGATCCACGACATCGACCTCGTGCTGGAATTGGCCAAGGCACCCGTGGTACGGCTTGCCGCTGCCGGTGGTCGCAGTGCCGAAGGCCCGATCGACTACGTCAACGCCACGTTGGGTTTCGAGAACGGTGTAGTGGCCAGCCTCACGGCCAGCAAGATGAGCCACCGCAAAATCCGTAGCCTCAGTGCCCATTGCCGTTCGAGCTTGGTGGAGACGGACTTTCTCAACCACACCTTGCACATCCATCGCCGTGCCCATGAGTGGTACTCCGCCGATCACGGTGAGCTGCTGTATCGAAATGACGGCTTCATCGAGGAGGTGAGCACCACCTCGATCGAACCGCTCTATGCCGAGCTCGAGCACTTTCTTCAGTGCGTGCACGGCCGGGAAATCCCTGCGGTGGATGGCCTTCAGGCCTCGCGTGCCCTCAAGCTGGCAGACCTGATCGAGCAGGCCGTTGAACATCCGGATACGGGAGCGCCCCTATGCGCACCGATCTGAGTGCTACCGCTCGGATCAGACCAGCCCTTGTTGTTCGGCCAGTTCTCGCAACGCCGTGACCTGCCAGCGGCGGCAGTCACCGGGTGAGGATCGATAGAACTGCCCCCAGGCCTGGGCCTTGTGTTGCGGGTAGTTCTCCGGTCGGAGGGAGGCATGGCTCTGTTGCCAACCCACCCGGACGGCATGACCGATCACCACGTCGAGGGCCAGGTCATCCTCGAAGCGCACCTCTGGATTGGCTTCGACGAAGGCCATCAGCGAGAGCAGGCATTCGCTGCAGAGTTGGCGGTATTCCGGCGCCTTGATCCGACTGAGCAAATGGTCGACCTGGGCGGCGAAATTGCGCTCCCCTGGTGTTTTTTCAAGAATGAGGCGGCTGTTGAGCCGATTGCGCCGCTCCAGCTTGTCGCCGATCACCAGGCCGCGGCAGTGCTGCAGCAGCGACCAGATCCCGGCATAGAAATCGCGGGGAACTTTTTGGAAGGACCCCAGGCGGATGCGGTGCTGAAGCCAGTCCCCACCCCCCGGTGTTTCCTCTAACGGGTCAGGCACTGACCACTGCACTCGGCCGCTTACGTGCAGCTGTTCGCCGCGTTGAAGGGCTGCTCTGGCATGGTCCACATCGGCGAGCACGGCGCGCAAGCGCTTGCGAATCGCGTGGGGTGCTTCGCTGCAGAGGGCTTCAAAGGCTTCGTCCTGACTGAGCATTTTCTCCACGGCTAGCTCTGATGTCAGCAGCAGCAACAGCTGCCCCAGCTGCAGGGTGAGGCTGCCCTTCAGCAGAGCTGGCTCCCGCCGCGCCACGCTGTCGAGGGCGAGCAGGAGTTCCTGTTCGAGCATTCGTTCACGGCCGTCGATCCCGCTGGTGGTTTCAATCCGTTGGGCGATGGCGGCACTGTCCAACGGTTGACGAAGCCGAGAGTCGCCGGTGTAGTTGCGCCCCACCACCACCTGTTTCTGGCGGACGAGAAGGTCGGTGAGGGCATCTTCCAACTGGGGATGCACCATCCCCATGGCGCCAGCACAGCGCCGCACCACGTTCCAGTCTTCACAACGCAAGCCCCGTTGATAGACCTCCTCAAGCAGGGTGTGCAGGGCCACCGGATGGCCCTCGGGGCTGCGTTGAATTCCCTGGGGGCCGAGGCGCCGTTGCAGCAACTCGAGCACTTCGGCCTGTTCATGCAGCAGCCCACTGCTCCAGAGGCGCTGGCTAAGTTGTTCGATTGGAGTGTCATCCAGCTCTTGCTCCTCTGCGGCGGTCAGATCCCGTAGATCAGTGGCGTCGCGCAGCAGCGGCTGGGGTGGCTCGGACCGTTGCACCGGTTTCTGTTGGAGCGGCGGCAGCTGCACCTCCTGCGCCTGATCCACCAGCTCACTGAGGCAGCCCAAGCGGACGGGGATGCTTTCAATGACGCCCCTGCCGAGTTGCCGGGCCAGTTTGAGGATCACGTCGCGATGCTGCTGGAGGGCCGCATCGCGAATGGGGATCACCAGCAGGGGACGTCCCATGCCGCGCCAGTGCCGTTGCAGCAGATGCAGCTCGTCCACAACGGTCTCAAGCAGTTCCTCCGGGTCATCGGCCAGATAGCTGCTGACGTCTTCCAGCACCGACGGGGTGAACACACTGATGGCGCCGTCCTGGCGATAGACCCGAGCCGTGTCCTCGGTTTCCACCCGGTGCCCGGGGCGCCCAGTGAGCTCAAGCCGTGGATTGGTGCCAGCGGCTTTCAACCGTTGCTTCAGCTCGTCGGACGACTGCACGGAAATCACTGAGGTCGGATCGATCGGCACCTCTGCAGCCAGCAGCTCCTGGCGCACGGCATCCGTCTGAGCAGCCATCGCTACGAGAACGGTTTCGGCGCCAAGCGGCTGCGGCTCCCTGCGGCCACAGGGGTCAATGTCCTCTGGACGGATCAGATCGTCGATCAGCATTTCCCCGAGCCACACCAGGCTCTGGGTCCAGATCAGCGGCAGGTTGGTGTTGGCCACCCGCTCTTGGCTGCCTGGATTCAGCCGTTCCTGATCGACCGCACTGGCCGGGACCTGATAGAGCTCGGGATAGAGACGTTCGCCGTCCTGTTCAACGGCCAGTGTCTTGAGCTGGCTGTGCAGGCGCCGGGCCTCGTCCCAGCGCCTTTCGCAGCATGCAGTGACCAGTTCGAAGGCCAGAAACAACGGCCACTCCGACTCGATCCCTTCAAAGGCGGCGAGCTCCTCCGGTTCGTAGTGCAGGCGGTTGACGTCTTCCACCGCCGTCTGGTGACCATCCCGGAGGAAGCGTTTGTAGCCGTAGGCCCCGCCGAGTTCCCGTCGAATCCGACGGCCGGTGCGCTCCACCAGGGCGGCATCCTCCACCGCCCAGGCGGGATAACCAATCACCGAGAGGCAGGCACTGTCGGCTTCCTTACTGGCGGATTCCCGTGGCAGGAGCCCTTGCAGGGCCCGACGGAGGCGCACTATGGCTCCCTGGGGAATCAGCAGGATGCAGCTGCCGTTGCCGTGGGGGCCGTAGAGGTCGAGCCCATCGAGTGCTTCTAGGGCGGCTTTGGCCATTCCGATTGAGCTGGCATTGCGCTCCGGCAGGCCATGGTTGCCTTTGTCGCCCCGTTCCCAGATCCCGTAGTCGGGGGTGCGGTAGGCCCTGGCGATGTAGTGCACCAGGTTTTGGAGGAAATCCACTTCGTCACGGCTTTGCACCACAGCGCAGCCGCCCTTGGTTAATTGCGCCAGCTGCAGCAGGAACAGTGAGGTGGCATCGAGTTGTAGATGTCCCCAGGCGTCGTCAGCCACCACTGGCTCGCCGGTGCAGCTGTCGTACTTGGCGTGAAGGGCGTCGAGGGGGTTGAGGCTCTCCTTGAAGCGCTCCACCTTCGCGGCCTGCCGCATCATCGAACGCATCAGCCCGCGCATGAGGGCCACCACCCGCTGCTCCAGTTCCCATGAGCGCAGGCTGTTCTGCCCCTGCTGACGGCGGTGGGCCAAGGCCAGTCCCCAAACGCACTGCACCGAATAGACGCAGTCCCGCACCCAGGCATCGCCGTAGTTGCCATGGATGGTGTGGGCGGTGCTGGCGGGGAGCAGGCCGCTGATCGGGTCCTGCCGATCGAGAACCACCCGTTGGATGGATTGATCCAGCCGCTGAAGGGTTGTGGCGTGGTTCTGCGGAAGGGTTTCCGTCGTCGTCACAACCATGCCCTCATGCATCACCGCCTCTAAATTCTCCATCGCAGCCCCACGGCCATGGACTCTGTCAGCACCGCTCCCGATGACCGTCGCCGCTGCCAGGTGCTCGGGGTGCCGGTGGATGCCTGCCGTGATGTCTGTGCTGCAGCCCTCGGTCTGCATGCCCGGGGCGGCGGACGCATCGTCACCCTGAACGCTGAGATGACGATGTCGGCTCGGGCCGATGCCGCTCTGGGTCAGGCGATCGGAACGGCTGATCTGGTGATCCCCGATGGAGCGGGAGTGGTTTGGGCCCTGGGCCGTCAGAAGATCCGGGTCGTCAAAACGGCGGGAATTGAGCTGGCCTGGACCTTGCTGGAGTACGCCGCAGCCCATCGATGGCGCGTGGCGCTGGTGGGCGCATCACCTGAGGTGATGGCAACGCTGCGTGCGGAGTTGCCGCAACGCATCCGTGGCCTCACCCTGGCGCTCGCGGTGGATGGTTATCAAGCTCCTGAGGCTTGGCCGGGCCTTGAGGATCAGCTCAAGGCTTTGAAGCCGGATCTCGTTTTGGTGGCTCTGGGGGTGCCGCGCCAGGAAATCTGGTCGGAACGCGTGGCGTCAGGGCAGCCTGGACTCTGGATGGGTGTCGGCGGCAGTTTTGACGTTTGGGCCGGCATCAAAAAACGTGCCCCCGGCTGGATGTGCCGGATGCAAATTGAGTGGCTATACCGGCTCATTCAGGAACCTTCACGCTGGCGACGCATGCTGTCGCTGCCAGCGTTTGCTCTGAAGGTGATCCGGTTGGGCTGAAGCTTCAGCGGAAGCCCACTGAGGCCTGCCAAACGAAGGCCAGCAGCAGGAAGAAGACCGGGATCAACGGAAGAATGTCGATCAGCGGAGAGAAGGCCTGATAGGCCTCGGGCAGCTGTGCCAGCAGGTCGAGGGTGAAGGCGGCCATCCCTTGCATCAAAAAGGCGTTGGGCTGGACGCTACCACGTGTGATGGGCTGGAGAGTCTGGCTCCCAGGGAGCGAAATCCTCTGAAAAACAGCCGTCTCGAATGGCTTGTGCCATGGCCGAGGTGAAACGCACCAGATGGGTGATGTTGTGAATGCTCAACAAGGTGAGGCCCAGAAGCTCCTCGCTGCGAATCAGGTGATGCAGGTAGGCCCGGGTGTGGCCGGTGCAGGCCACACAGGAGCAGCTCGGATCCAGGGGGGTGTGGTCGTGTCGGAAGCGGGCATTGCGCAGGTTCCAGCGTTCGCCGCCCACCAGGGCGGTGCCGTGACGGCCGAGTCGGGTGGGCAAGACGCAGTCGAACAGGTCAATGCCGTTGGCCACGGCGATCGCCATCTCGCGCAAGGTGCCGATGCCCATCAGGTATCGGGGCTTTTGTGTGGGGAGCAGGGGTGTGACATCCCGCACGATGCGATGCATCTCCTCCACGGGCTCCCCGACGCTGACGCCACCGACGGCGATGCCCGGCAAATCAAATGAGGCGACGGCTGTCGCACTTTCCCGTCGCAGATGCGGGAAACAACCGCCCTGAACGATGCCGAATAGCGCCTGATCCTCACGGGTGTGGGCGGTGACGCAGCGCTCGAGCCAGGCATGGGTGCGGCGACAGGCATCGATGACGTCGTTCTCCGTCGCCGGATAGGGCGGGCATTGGTCGAAGGCCATGGCCACATCCGCCCCAAGGGCCATTTGGATTTGGGTGGCATGTTCCGGGGTCATGTCGATGGTGCGTCCATCGCGAGGGTTTCGGAACACCACGCCACGGTCATCGATCTTGTTCAGGTCCCCCAGGCTGAACACCTGAAAGCCGCCGGAGTCGGTGAGCATCGGGCCGTCCCAGCCCATGAACCGGTGCAGGCCTCCGGCCGCTGCCACGATCTCCTCGCCGGGCTGCAAATGCAGGTGGTAGGTGTTCGAGAGCACCATCTGGGCCCCTGTGCGCCCCAGTTGTTCGGTGCTGATGCCCTTGACGGTGGCCAGGGTTCCCACCGGCATGAAGCGTGGTGTGTGCACCGGCCCATGCGGGGTCTCAAAGGTGCCGCACCGTGCTGATGTGTTGGCGCAATGCGCGTTGATCTCGAAGCCGAACACGACTGATCCGCCCCTGTAATGACCCTACGGTGAGGGCCGATTGCATCCATCGCGCCATTCCCAGGATCGTTCCCCCCTGGCTTTCTGATCTGGCGGGAGCCTGGATCTTCTACACAGTGCTGCCCGCATGGCCCTGGCCGCAGCCCTCGTTTCAGCGCATTGCCCGCTTCGCCCCCTGGATGGGGCTGCTGATCGGTGCGCTCCAGGGGGTGCTCTGGATCGGTTTGTCCAGGCTTGGTTGGCCTCTGGCTGCCTGTGCCCCCTGCGTGGTGGCTCTTGGCATCCAACTCAGTGGTGGGTTGCACCACGACGGCTTAATCGACACGGCAGATGGCCTCGGGGCTCCAGCGGAGCGGCGGCTCGAGGCGATGGAGGACAGCCGGGTGGGCGCCAGTGGCGTGCTGGCTCTTGTGATGGTGCTGCTGTTGCAGGTTGGGGCCTTAATTCAGCTAGGGGGGCAGGCCCCGCTCGGGCTCTGCCTGGCTGCGTTCTGGGCTCGGGTGGCACCGCTCTGGGCCATGGCACGTTTCGACTACCTCCGCTCTGATGGAACTGCTGCGTTTCATCGCGATCACGGCAGGCCGCTCTGGGACGCCTTGCCCGCGTTGTTGGTGGTGGTTGTGTTGGCTGGTTTGGTGGGGCCCATGCCCCTTTTCCTGGGGGGCGTTGTGGCGATCCTTGTCGCCCAGACCCTCGGGCGACGCCTGGGTGGGCACACCGGTGACAGTTATGGAGCGGTGCTTGTGCTCACCGAGATGATCACGTTGTTGGGTTTGGCCTTGCTTCTGCCGGCCAGTTGAGGACGAAGGCATTGCCCTGAGTGGGCAGATCCGGAGCGATCGTGGCAGGCTCCACGCAGAGCGTGAGGTTGCGGCCCTGCTGCTCCGCCAGGGAGCGTGCAAGGGCGAGTCCAAGGCCGGTGCCCGCTCGGTCCTGTCCGGTGGACCCCCGCGCTCCCCGCTCGAAAATCAGGTCGCGCTCCTCCAGGGGGATCGGCGGCCCGTCGTCCCAGACGCAGAGCCCGTCGGGCAACAGACACAGGCCCACGATGCATCCCGCTGGGCTGTAGCGGAAGGCGTTTTCAAGGAGGTTGGCGACGATCTCTGCGATCGTTCCGTCCTGGGATGGCTGATGAATCCACTGGGGCCACAGGTCCGGACCCTGCCAGGGGCGGCCCTGCAGGCTTGCCGTCGCTTCCGCTCGCTCCAGCAGAGGCATCAGCAGCGTTTGCATGGTTGCCTCGCCTTCGGCAGGGCCGGGGGGCAGCAAGGTGGGGCCAAGGGACTCCTGTTGCGGGAGACGTTGCTGCCCGAGGCCATCGAGCACGTCGATGTACTGGCCGAGTTGGCGTTGCTCCGAGAGCATTCCCTCCACAAGTGCACGGTGGGAGCTGTCTGGTTCCAGCCGCCGCAGCAGCAGTTGGGCGTAGGTGCGCAGGGCCGCCAGTGGATTGCGCAACTGGTGCACAAGGGTGCGCAGTTGATCGTTTTGTTGGCTGAGTTCCTGGCGCAGTTGCAGGCATTCCAGGTCTCGCCCCAGGGCGTGACTGATCGCGGCAGCACTGCGCCGCATCCGTTGGTCCAGGGTCAGCGTCCAACTCCGTCGCGGATCCAGATCGGCGCGCAGTGCTCCCAGGATCAGGCCGGCATCCTGGAGGGGATACCAGCGCCGACTCTCGTGCGGCAGGCGCAGGTTCGGGTCTGCGTCGGCAGGGGGAAGAGATCGTTTATTGGCAGACCATTGCCGGATCAGCAGCAAGGGCGGGCCTTGCTGATTGGGTGGCGCACTGACGTACAGCCCCAGATGCTGAATGCCTTCTTCTGCGATTAGATCAGCCAGCTGTTGATCGGTGAAATCGAAGAATCGATCGGTGAGCTGCATCAGTTCCGGACGATCAATTCAGGTGCTTGGGCAAGCCTGCGCCAGGGGGACTTGAAAAATCTGGGAAAAGTCTTAAGATCCTCTTATCGACCGAGACGCTGTTCATCATGAACAGACGTCCGCCAGCCCTCACAAAGGTTGCAATTGCTTTGCGACCAAAGCTACAGCAGAGGTTGCAGTGTCCTCCGCTGGTTCCCGCTTGGGTGTTGGCGTCCTGCCGGTGATTGTGGTGTGTCTGCAATTGCCTTGACGCTCCCCTTGCGTCTGGCGTTTTCGCGCCGACGGCACCTGTTTGTTCTGACGATCCACCCCGTTCTTCCTTTCGTACCGGAGCCCTTCCATGTCCAAGAAGCGCAAGCGCATTAGCCGTCGTCGTCTGGCAGGTCAGCGGGTCCTGGCCCATGTGCCAACCCATCACCTTGAGACCGGTGAGTACAAGCCTGTTACGGCCGCTCGCCGCTACATCGCAGAAGCGTCCATGGTGCCTCCGGCTCTGCTGAACGTGCGCCGCAACGAGCACACCACCGACCGTTTCTTCTGGGGTGAGAAGGGTCTGTTCAGTGCCCAATACGCCGAAGAGAACCACTTCCTCTTCCCGTCATTGCGCACGATTGTTGATTCCATCGGTGAAGACAAGCTCTTTGAAGGCCTCGAGCTTGGCGCTGATGATTGGGAGGAAATGGAGGAGTACGAATACGCCTTCGTTTGATCAGGCGTTCTCTAGAACACGTTCAATAAACAACAGGATCGGCTGCATCGTCTCATCAGGGATGGTGTGGCCGTTTTTGAATGGAAGCGTCTGACAGCGATCGGGCTGCAACTGCGAAGCGATCGCTGGCATGGCCTGGAACGGCACCACCGGATCATCTGAACCATGCATCAGCAACACAGGGGGGTGTTGCTGGGGTGGAGCCCAGTTCGGGTGCGGATAGCCGCTGCAGCTGATCAGCCCTGCGATGGGCAGGACGCAGCCGCTCTCCAAAGCCATGGCACCCCCCTGGGAAAAGCCGAAAACCACCGTCCGTTCGAGTCCAAGGCCTGAACTGTTCAGGCTCTGAAGTTGAGCCTTGAGGCGCTCAACGGCCGCGGGTACGGCGTCCCATTGGGCTGGGAATAGGCCATACCACTGGCGTCCTCCAGGTTGGTCGGGATGGAGTTCAGGGGCCTCAAGGCAAACCACATCAAGGGTTTTTGAGCACTCGCGCGCCAGGCGATCGCCCAGGGGCTTGAGATCCTCTCCATTGGCTCCCCAGCCGTGGAGCAGCACAAGCCGGCCATCCATAGGTCATCAAGATCACTGCTGCGTAGGTTGGCTCACTACCCAGTCACGACCCTTCGATGGCTCCTGTCGCTCTGCTGAGTGTTTCCGATAAGTCCGGGCTGGTGCCCCTGGCGGAGGCCCTGCATCGGACCCATGGCTATCAGCTGCTCTCCAGTGGGGGCACGGCCAAGGTGCTCGAGCAGGCAGGTCTTCCAGTGACCCGTGTCTCAGAGCACACCGGGGCCCCAGAAATTCTTGGCGGTCGTGTGAAAACGCTCCATCCAAGGGTGCATGGCGGAATTTTGGCCAAGCGGGGTGACGCGTCCCACCAAGCCGATCTTGAGCAGCAGAACATTGCCCCCATCGATGTGGTGGTGGTCAACCTTTATCCCTTCCGCGAAACGATTGCTCGGCCTGACGTCACCTGGGATCAGGCGATCGAGAACATCGACATCGGTGGCCCCGCCATGGTGCGGGCGGCTGCCAAAAATCATGCCGATGTGGCTGTGCTCACCAGCCCTGACCAATACGACCGTCTGTTGACCGCCATGGCGGAGACGGGCGGGAGTGTGCCTTCAGAGCTGCGGCGCCAACTCGCCCTTGAAGCGTTCCAGCACACCGCGTCGTACGACACCGCGATCAGCCGCTGGATGGCCGAGCAAAACGCCGCGGAAGACAGCCCTTGGTTGGAGGCGGTGCCATTGCGGCAGACCCTGCGGTACGGCGAAAATCCCCACCAAAAAGCGCGCTGGTTCAGCCATCCCAAACAGGGTTGGGGTGGTGCCATTCAGCTGCAGGGCAAGGAGCTGAGCACCAACAACCTTCTGGATCTCGAGGCGGCCCTCGCCACGGTGCGGGAGTTCGGCTATGGAGTTGACGGCTCCGTGCCGGCGTTGCAACCTGCGGCCGTGGTCGTCAAGCACACCAATCCCTGTGGTGTGGCGATTGGAGCTTCGATTCCTGCAGCACTAACGCGGGCCCTGGATGCCGATCGGGTGAGTGCCTTCGGCGGCATCATCGCCGTGAATGGTGTGGTGGAAGCCACGGCGGCCCGTGAGCTCACCAGCCTGTTCCTGGAGTGTGTCGTCGCACCGGGCTTCACTCCCGAGGCGCGGGAGGTGCTGGCGGCCAAAGCCAATCTGCGCCTGTTGGAGCTGGCTCCGCAGGCTATTGATGCGGCCGGCCCCGATCACGTGCGGAGCATCCTTGGCGGTCTCCTGGTTCAGGATCTTGATGACCAGGTGATCACGCCGGCCGACTGGAGCGTGGCCAGCCAGCGGCCGCCAACACCGCAGGAGAAGCTGGACCTTGAATTTGCGTGGCGTCTGGTGCGTCATGTTCGCTCCAACGCCATCGTTGTGGCCAAGGATGGGCAGAGCCTTGGCGTGGGTGCCGGGCAGATGAATCGCGTGGGCTCAGCCCGGATTGCCCTGGAGGCGGCAGGTGAGAAAGCCCAGGGAGCCGTTCTGGCCAGTGATGGATTTTTCCCGTTTGACGACACAGTGCGTCTGGCTGCCAGCCACGGCATCACCGCCGTGATTCATCCCGGAGGGAGCATGCGCGATGGCGATTCGATCAAGGCCTGCGATGAGCTTGGCCTGGCGATGCAGCTCACGGGGCGCCGCCATTTTCTGCACTGATGCTGGTGGGGGCCGCCGGCCCCCTAGCCTCGCGACACTGAAGAGTCCCCTTCAATGCTCGCCACCCTCCCCTTCAGCCTCAATTTCGCTCACCCCCTCGCGGAGTGGAGCCTGCTCGCCGTTGGTGGTTGGGCTCTGTACCTGGGGATCAAGGTCAAGAAAACTCGCACCGGCTCCCCAGAACAGCGCAAAGAGCTGGTGCCGAAGAAGTTCGCCCAGCGCCATTACCTCTGGGGCAGCATCCTGCTTGCTGTGATGACGCTCGGCACGCTGGGTGGCATGGCGGTCACCTATCTGAACAATGGCAAGTTGTTCGTCGGTCCGCACCTTTTGGTGGGTCTGGCGATGACCGGGATGATCGCCGTTGCCGCGTCGCTCTCACCCCTGATGCAGCGTGGGAATGTGATCGCGCGCAAGGCTCATGTGG
Encoded proteins:
- a CDS encoding hemolysin family protein — its product is MRLFLLAVLLVLPAFFAAAEVALLRLRPSRVEVLVEEEQAGARSIQRLQRRLRRALLVSQLGATLALVALGWAGRGLGGRLWSDGSVGVAWRDTALFLSIVLLATLVAGLLPKAWVLNRPEASALRLVPLLEVVMRCLAPLLNLLEALAGLLMRLLGLAPQWDVLVPALSAGELETLVESGRVTGLFPDEKNILEGVFALRDTQVREVMVPRSGMVTLPATVRFAEMMEAVHHTRHARFPVIGQSLDDVRGVLDLRQMAEPIARGELQADSLLEPYLQPAVPVLETCTLAELLPMIRSGQPLLLVVDEHGGTEGLVTAADLTGEIVGDEDPGETDEPDLLEEKDCPGAWLVAGDLEIFELNRQLDLDLPEADDHHTLAGFLLERLQHIPSAGEGLHFNGLQFEITAMAGPRIERVRLVLPSSEDESD
- a CDS encoding Gfo/Idh/MocA family protein, yielding MSPDPMAPVKVGVIGIGNMGWHHARVLSLLRDADLVGVADPDADRGKLATEQFGCRWFADYNSMLSEVEAVCIAVPTLLHHPVGLACLRAGVHVLIEKPIAASQDEATALIEAASAAGCLLQVGHIERFNPAFRELTKVVANEEVVVLEARRHSPHSDRANDVSVVLDLMIHDIDLVLELAKAPVVRLAAAGGRSAEGPIDYVNATLGFENGVVASLTASKMSHRKIRSLSAHCRSSLVETDFLNHTLHIHRRAHEWYSADHGELLYRNDGFIEEVSTTSIEPLYAELEHFLQCVHGREIPAVDGLQASRALKLADLIEQAVEHPDTGAPLCAPI
- a CDS encoding glycoside hydrolase family 15 protein, with amino-acid sequence MVVTTTETLPQNHATTLQRLDQSIQRVVLDRQDPISGLLPASTAHTIHGNYGDAWVRDCVYSVQCVWGLALAHRRQQGQNSLRSWELEQRVVALMRGLMRSMMRQAAKVERFKESLNPLDALHAKYDSCTGEPVVADDAWGHLQLDATSLFLLQLAQLTKGGCAVVQSRDEVDFLQNLVHYIARAYRTPDYGIWERGDKGNHGLPERNASSIGMAKAALEALDGLDLYGPHGNGSCILLIPQGAIVRLRRALQGLLPRESASKEADSACLSVIGYPAWAVEDAALVERTGRRIRRELGGAYGYKRFLRDGHQTAVEDVNRLHYEPEELAAFEGIESEWPLFLAFELVTACCERRWDEARRLHSQLKTLAVEQDGERLYPELYQVPASAVDQERLNPGSQERVANTNLPLIWTQSLVWLGEMLIDDLIRPEDIDPCGRREPQPLGAETVLVAMAAQTDAVRQELLAAEVPIDPTSVISVQSSDELKQRLKAAGTNPRLELTGRPGHRVETEDTARVYRQDGAISVFTPSVLEDVSSYLADDPEELLETVVDELHLLQRHWRGMGRPLLVIPIRDAALQQHRDVILKLARQLGRGVIESIPVRLGCLSELVDQAQEVQLPPLQQKPVQRSEPPQPLLRDATDLRDLTAAEEQELDDTPIEQLSQRLWSSGLLHEQAEVLELLQRRLGPQGIQRSPEGHPVALHTLLEEVYQRGLRCEDWNVVRRCAGAMGMVHPQLEDALTDLLVRQKQVVVGRNYTGDSRLRQPLDSAAIAQRIETTSGIDGRERMLEQELLLALDSVARREPALLKGSLTLQLGQLLLLLTSELAVEKMLSQDEAFEALCSEAPHAIRKRLRAVLADVDHARAALQRGEQLHVSGRVQWSVPDPLEETPGGGDWLQHRIRLGSFQKVPRDFYAGIWSLLQHCRGLVIGDKLERRNRLNSRLILEKTPGERNFAAQVDHLLSRIKAPEYRQLCSECLLSLMAFVEANPEVRFEDDLALDVVIGHAVRVGWQQSHASLRPENYPQHKAQAWGQFYRSSPGDCRRWQVTALRELAEQQGLV
- a CDS encoding WecB/TagA/CpsF family glycosyltransferase encodes the protein MDSVSTAPDDRRRCQVLGVPVDACRDVCAAALGLHARGGGRIVTLNAEMTMSARADAALGQAIGTADLVIPDGAGVVWALGRQKIRVVKTAGIELAWTLLEYAAAHRWRVALVGASPEVMATLRAELPQRIRGLTLALAVDGYQAPEAWPGLEDQLKALKPDLVLVALGVPRQEIWSERVASGQPGLWMGVGGSFDVWAGIKKRAPGWMCRMQIEWLYRLIQEPSRWRRMLSLPAFALKVIRLG
- a CDS encoding photosystem II reaction center protein K, producing the protein MAAFTLDLLAQLPEAYQAFSPLIDILPLIPVFFLLLAFVWQASVGFR
- the tgt gene encoding tRNA guanosine(34) transglycosylase Tgt; the encoded protein is MFGFEINAHCANTSARCGTFETPHGPVHTPRFMPVGTLATVKGISTEQLGRTGAQMVLSNTYHLHLQPGEEIVAAAGGLHRFMGWDGPMLTDSGGFQVFSLGDLNKIDDRGVVFRNPRDGRTIDMTPEHATQIQMALGADVAMAFDQCPPYPATENDVIDACRRTHAWLERCVTAHTREDQALFGIVQGGCFPHLRRESATAVASFDLPGIAVGGVSVGEPVEEMHRIVRDVTPLLPTQKPRYLMGIGTLREMAIAVANGIDLFDCVLPTRLGRHGTALVGGERWNLRNARFRHDHTPLDPSCSCVACTGHTRAYLHHLIRSEELLGLTLLSIHNITHLVRFTSAMAQAIRDGCFSEDFAPWEPDSPAHHTW
- the cobS gene encoding adenosylcobinamide-GDP ribazoletransferase, with translation MRADCIHRAIPRIVPPWLSDLAGAWIFYTVLPAWPWPQPSFQRIARFAPWMGLLIGALQGVLWIGLSRLGWPLAACAPCVVALGIQLSGGLHHDGLIDTADGLGAPAERRLEAMEDSRVGASGVLALVMVLLLQVGALIQLGGQAPLGLCLAAFWARVAPLWAMARFDYLRSDGTAAFHRDHGRPLWDALPALLVVVVLAGLVGPMPLFLGGVVAILVAQTLGRRLGGHTGDSYGAVLVLTEMITLLGLALLLPAS